One Tolypothrix bouteillei VB521301 DNA window includes the following coding sequences:
- a CDS encoding serine/threonine-protein kinase, producing the protein MIPEVINNRYKIVKVLAEGGFGKTFLTEDTHLPSGRRCVVKQLKPIADNPQIYKLVQDRFQREAAILEELGSGNNQIPQLYAYFCEQGQFYLVQEYIQGKTLSHKVQTEGLISESDVREICKSLLQVLNYVHSKQIIHRDIKPDNIILRDANGAPVLIDFGAVRESMATIVNSQGYPTSSIVIGTPGFMPPEQAAGRPVYSSDLYSLAVTMIYSLTGKMPQQLPLDSRTGNIIWHEYAANISSGLRMVLDKAIAYNPSDRFPTAREMLDALQLPADASVDPTLAISYNTPTIHTVPPTIAHSSGYPSQNVPPTVISANSGGLSSVPPTTIGSQSRPPENISQTATPGTGSTWVGGGGTFNKSTPVPSEIRGWNWGAFLISPLWCMTNQVWFGLLSCLPVIGLPINLLLGLKGNTWAWRSRPWASVPAFKSHQRGWTIAGLAVTPFWTPIVIIFYIAIFSPMSEPTANNNKSETSQSSINPTASPLPQNYQTGKFQEIEIGNLKNYKFKTGLFSINVPENWTFRDNSKPGEAIVLWQDRAKNGAIIVNIFAQQKQQNQQQLAESLKRVLKSFFSSQKDFRLEQAEMQFDGSVKINWSYTVTSEGVTGKLTGNSFIEQRGDKISIFTQALPLDQYDKLEKSLDLILSSYKINPSGSLP; encoded by the coding sequence ATGATACCTGAAGTTATTAATAATCGTTACAAAATAGTGAAGGTTTTAGCAGAAGGTGGTTTTGGCAAGACTTTTTTAACTGAAGACACGCACTTACCCTCTGGGCGTCGATGCGTAGTCAAGCAGCTCAAACCAATCGCAGACAATCCTCAGATTTATAAATTAGTTCAAGATAGGTTTCAGCGAGAAGCAGCTATTTTGGAAGAATTGGGAAGCGGGAACAATCAAATTCCCCAGTTATACGCGTACTTTTGCGAACAAGGTCAGTTTTATTTGGTTCAAGAATACATTCAGGGTAAAACCTTATCTCATAAAGTACAAACAGAAGGTTTGATAAGTGAAAGTGATGTCAGGGAAATCTGTAAGAGTTTGTTGCAAGTTCTCAATTACGTACATAGCAAACAGATTATCCATCGAGATATCAAGCCAGATAACATCATTCTCCGGGATGCAAATGGGGCACCCGTTTTAATTGATTTTGGTGCCGTGCGAGAATCAATGGCTACGATTGTCAATTCTCAAGGTTATCCTACAAGCTCGATAGTTATTGGAACGCCAGGATTCATGCCACCAGAACAAGCCGCTGGGAGACCCGTTTACAGCAGTGACTTGTACAGCTTGGCAGTGACAATGATTTACTCGCTAACCGGGAAAATGCCGCAACAGCTGCCCCTAGACTCCAGAACGGGCAATATTATCTGGCATGAGTATGCAGCAAATATCAGTTCTGGTTTGCGGATGGTCTTGGATAAAGCAATTGCCTATAATCCAAGCGATCGCTTCCCAACAGCGCGAGAGATGCTTGATGCCTTGCAATTGCCTGCTGATGCTAGTGTCGATCCTACGCTCGCAATCTCTTACAATACCCCAACAATACACACTGTTCCGCCGACTATCGCACATTCAAGTGGCTATCCTTCTCAAAATGTGCCACCAACTGTCATCAGCGCAAACTCCGGTGGATTGTCTTCTGTACCGCCTACAACTATCGGCTCACAGTCACGCCCTCCTGAGAATATTTCACAGACCGCCACTCCAGGGACTGGTTCGACTTGGGTAGGGGGTGGAGGAACATTTAATAAATCCACGCCCGTACCATCAGAGATAAGGGGTTGGAATTGGGGAGCATTTTTGATATCACCATTGTGGTGCATGACTAACCAAGTTTGGTTCGGATTGCTATCCTGTCTACCTGTGATTGGTTTACCCATAAATCTCCTACTAGGGCTCAAAGGTAATACTTGGGCTTGGAGAAGCCGTCCTTGGGCGAGTGTTCCTGCCTTTAAATCCCATCAGAGAGGTTGGACTATAGCTGGTTTAGCGGTGACTCCTTTTTGGACACCCATTGTCATCATCTTTTATATCGCTATATTTTCTCCCATGTCAGAACCGACGGCTAATAACAATAAGTCTGAAACAAGCCAGTCGAGTATCAATCCAACTGCTTCTCCTTTACCTCAAAATTATCAAACGGGCAAATTTCAAGAAATTGAAATAGGCAATTTAAAAAATTATAAATTTAAAACAGGTTTGTTTTCCATCAATGTTCCTGAAAATTGGACATTTCGGGATAACAGCAAGCCAGGGGAGGCAATAGTTTTATGGCAAGATCGAGCTAAAAACGGAGCTATTATTGTCAATATTTTTGCCCAGCAAAAGCAGCAAAATCAACAACAATTAGCAGAAAGTTTAAAGAGAGTTCTCAAGAGCTTTTTTAGTTCGCAAAAAGATTTTAGGCTCGAACAAGCTGAAATGCAATTTGATGGCAGTGTCAAAATTAATTGGAGCTATACAGTCACATCGGAAGGCGTTACGGGAAAACTTACAGGTAATAGTTTTATCGAGCAACGCGGTGATAAAATTTCAATTTTCACCCAAGCTTTGCCTCTAGATCAATACGACAAACTAGAAAAATCATTGGATTTAATTCTGAGTAGCTATAAAATAAATCCATCGGGTTCATTGCCTTAG
- a CDS encoding PrsW family glutamic-type intramembrane protease yields the protein MSIAFLRLVSGSGNNSYSLLTTGEVVIGRDPSCQIVLSSNLYGMVSRRHASVRPSKTPDGRISYVLWDLNSANGTFLNGYALQGSQELLAGDRVMFGSNGPEFVFEYQHNQQPVKAPQPVASPTQVAAKPVLSSHTESEASWSQLLPILSPPKDLTRKAYLIPGIITVIFVVLLFFVQGRTYQFLLGSYLAGGVLYFVYRLCGKPKPWWVLIASIIFTIIILASPILHLFIFVFRVLLPGTVPDDPSTLPFPQLFIRYFFGAGLLEELLKSLPIFVFYFLGRNLSSPRRERVGVWEPLDGILLGSASAVGFTLFETLGQYVPGTVAQVAREMGEQAGLLAGLELLIPRILGEVAGHLAWSGWFGYCIGLSILKPRQAWRTLIVGYLSAAALHGLWNSSAGLTGTLGVFVLGLLVIVGGMSYVLLGSAIIKARSLSPTRSQNFATRFYGS from the coding sequence ATGAGCATTGCTTTTCTGCGTTTGGTATCTGGCAGTGGAAACAATTCTTACTCGCTGTTGACAACAGGCGAAGTAGTCATTGGGCGCGACCCCAGCTGTCAGATAGTACTCAGTTCCAATCTCTATGGAATGGTTTCGCGACGACACGCATCCGTTCGCCCATCAAAAACACCAGATGGCAGGATAAGCTATGTACTGTGGGATTTAAATAGTGCTAATGGAACTTTTTTGAATGGTTACGCTTTGCAGGGTAGCCAGGAATTGCTTGCAGGCGATCGCGTTATGTTTGGTAGTAATGGACCGGAATTTGTTTTTGAGTACCAACACAACCAACAGCCTGTCAAAGCACCACAACCCGTTGCTTCCCCAACTCAAGTAGCAGCAAAGCCCGTTCTATCTTCTCATACAGAAAGTGAAGCCAGCTGGTCGCAATTGCTTCCTATCCTGTCACCACCTAAAGACCTGACACGCAAAGCTTACCTGATACCGGGAATTATTACGGTCATATTCGTGGTGCTGTTGTTTTTTGTTCAAGGACGTACATATCAATTCTTACTGGGTTCCTATTTAGCAGGTGGTGTTTTATACTTTGTATATAGATTGTGTGGCAAGCCAAAACCTTGGTGGGTACTGATCGCTTCCATAATTTTTACTATCATCATTTTGGCAAGTCCAATACTGCACTTATTTATATTCGTATTTCGGGTTCTTCTTCCTGGAACTGTGCCTGACGATCCGAGCACTCTCCCCTTTCCACAATTATTTATCCGTTATTTTTTTGGTGCTGGTTTATTAGAAGAATTACTGAAATCCCTACCGATATTTGTATTTTATTTTTTGGGGAGAAACCTATCTTCTCCAAGGCGGGAACGCGTCGGGGTGTGGGAACCACTTGATGGAATTTTGCTGGGAAGTGCCTCTGCTGTAGGATTTACACTATTTGAAACGTTGGGTCAATATGTACCCGGTACTGTTGCACAAGTTGCAAGAGAGATGGGAGAACAAGCGGGGCTTTTAGCAGGGTTGGAACTGCTAATTCCAAGGATCTTGGGCGAAGTGGCTGGGCATTTGGCTTGGAGTGGGTGGTTTGGCTATTGTATTGGCTTGAGTATTCTCAAACCACGTCAGGCGTGGCGGACTTTGATTGTAGGATATTTGAGCGCTGCAGCATTACACGGATTGTGGAACAGCAGTGCGGGACTGACCGGTACTTTGGGAGTTTTTGTTTTAGGGTTGTTAGTTATAGTTGGCGGAATGTCTTATGTTTTGCTGGGATCGGCAATTATTAAAGCGCGTTCTTTATCACCTACGCGATCGCAAAATTTTGCAACCCGTTTCTACGGTTCGTAA